TTCCGGTGTGGTCCCATGGCCCCCGCTGCATTCTCCGGTTTCTGTCCTCACGCTCCCAACCCCTCTTCTGTGCCCAGGTATGCGGTGACCACCTGCGGGTGGGCCGTGACCTCGCGGTAACTGCCCGTGGCGATGACCTCGCCGCCGTCCATGACGACCACGCGGTCGGCAAGGTCGCGCACCACCGGCATGATGTGCTCGATGAACAGCACGCTGATGCCGCCGTCGCGCACGCTGCGGACCAGCTCCACGGCCTCGGCGGCCTCGCCGGGACGCAGGCCCGCCATCACCTCGTCGAGCAGCAGCACGCGCGGGTGGGTCGCCAGGGCGCGGGCCACCTCCATGCGCTTGTCCTGCAACAGGGTCAGCTCGTGGGCGGCGCGGTCGGCCTGATCGGCTAGGCCGGTGCGCTCCAGCAGGTCATAGGCCCGCTCGCGCGCCTCGGGCAGCCGGGTGCCGGGCATGCCGAACAGCGCCCCCACCGTCACGTTTTCCAGCACGGTCATCTCGGGAAAGGGACGCACCACCTGAAAAGCGCGGCCCAGTCCGGCGTGGCAGCGGCGTTCCATGGGCGCATGCGTGATGTCCTGCCCCAGCAGTTCCAGGCGGCCCGAACTGGGGCGATACACCCCTGAGAGCAGGTTCAGCAGCGTGGTCTTGCCCGCGCCGTTTGGCCCGATGACCGCCAGAATCTCGCCCGCATAGTGGGTGAAACTCACGTTCTGAACGGCCTTGAGGCCCCCGAAGCTCTTGCTCAGGCGCTCGGCACGCAGCACGACTTCCAGACCGGCGCTCACAGGTCCCCTCCGTGCCGGCCGCGCCGCCACAGACCCACCAGCCCGCGCGGCAACCACAGGATGCTCAGGATCAGCACCAGCCCGTAGACCACCAGATAGCCGTTCTTGA
Above is a genomic segment from Deinococcus aerophilus containing:
- a CDS encoding ABC transporter ATP-binding protein; this encodes MSAGLEVVLRAERLSKSFGGLKAVQNVSFTHYAGEILAVIGPNGAGKTTLLNLLSGVYRPSSGRLELLGQDITHAPMERRCHAGLGRAFQVVRPFPEMTVLENVTVGALFGMPGTRLPEARERAYDLLERTGLADQADRAAHELTLLQDKRMEVARALATHPRVLLLDEVMAGLRPGEAAEAVELVRSVRDGGISVLFIEHIMPVVRDLADRVVVMDGGEVIATGSYREVTAHPQVVTAYLGTEEGLGA